From the Cryptomeria japonica chromosome 2, Sugi_1.0, whole genome shotgun sequence genome, one window contains:
- the LOC131035398 gene encoding beta-xylosidase/alpha-L-arabinofuranosidase 1-like, with amino-acid sequence MDALLVLFLIVGLALKGGGVDNNVANSQALPFPCNGGMNSFGFCNMRLSIEKRVMDLVGRLTLDEKVSQLGTGAGAIPRLGIPAYQWGSEALHGVGPGTRFKPPVPSATSFPTVILSAASFNVSLWEAIGQAVSTEARAMYNVGLAGLTYWSPNVNIFRDPRWGRGHETPGEDPFLTSAYASSYVKGLQQADPSDPNRLKVAACCKHYTAYDLDNWNGIQRFTFDALVSQQDLADTYNPPFKSCVLDGNVASVMCSYNKINGVPSCADSNLLKGTVRGQWNLKGYIVSDCDSVDVLYNTQHYTATPEDAVCDVLKAGLDLDCGGFLGQHTKSAVMAGKVNESYIDQALMNNFRTLMRLGWFDGNPAKQQFGNLGPSDVCTDEHRELATEAARQGIVLLKNDKGTLPFAADKISSLAVVGPNADATETMIGNYAGVPCRYTSPLEGLTEYVPPLYAPGCANVLCAKSDLVDEAVQQARRADATVLVIGGNLSLEAEGLDRQSLLLPGYQEELVSQVAKASKGPVVLVIMSGGPFDITFAKHDENIKGILWVGYPGEAGGTAIADILFGKHNPSGKLPVTWYPQEFVDKVPMTNMNMRPDPSTGYPGRTHRFYTGETVYDFGEGLSYIQFNTTLDKGPKLVIVPIMNDTKHPCTASSCDTIPVRHTTCDDLSMDIHVDVQNTGSKDGSHVVFLFSTPPSKHQSDGAPKRQLVGFKKVHVNAGGKERVLFNVDVCKYLSIVDKTGNSHIPLGSHLLHIGDLQHFVSLQVGT; translated from the exons ATGGACGCTTTGTTGGTTCTGTTCCTTATTGTGGGGTTGGCTCTGAAGGGAGGAGGAGTTGATAATAATGTTGCTAATTCGCAGGCTCTTCCGTTTCCGTGCAATGGAGGAATGAACTCTTTTGGTTTCTGTAACATGCGATTGAGTATAGAAAAGAGAGTGATGGACCTTGTTGGGCGTCTGACCTTGGACGAGAAAGTGTCACAGCTGGGCACCGGAGCAGGCGCCATTCCAAGGCTTGGCATTCCGGCCTACCAGTGGGGGTCCGAAGCATTGCATGGAGTTGGCCCAGGCACTCGTTTTAAGCCTCCCGTTCCATCTGCCACCAGTTTCCCCACTGTCATTCTTTCTGCCGCTTCCTTCAATGTATCCCTCTGGGAAGCCATTGGCCAG GCTGTCTCAACGGAAGCACGCGCCATGTATAATGTGGGATTAGCCGGTCTGACCTACTGGAGCCCTAACGTGAACATATTTCGTGACCCCAGATGGGGAAGAGGCCATGAGACCCCTGGCGAAGACCCTTTCTTAACCAGTGCTTACGCTTCGAGCTATGTAAAAGGGTTGCAGCAAGCCGACCCTTCGGACCCCAACAGACTCAAGGTGGCTGCTTGCTGTAAGCATTACACTGCCTATGACTTGGACAACTGGAATGGAATCCAGCGCTTCACCTTCGACGCCCTGGTCTCTCAACAAGATCTGGCTGATACATACAATCCTCCCTTCAAAAGTTGCGTCTTGGATGGCAATGTTGCCAGTGTGATGTGCTCTTACAACAAAATAAATGGCGTCCCCTCGTGCGCAGATTCAAACCTGCTCAAAGGCACTGTCAGAGGCCAATGGAATTTAAAGGG GTATATAGTCTCCGACTGTGATTCGGTCGATGTATTATACAATACACAACACTACACAGCCACTCCTGAGGATGCAGTCTGCGACGTCCTAAAAGCTG GGTTGGATCTAGACTGTGGAGGATTCCTCGGGCAGCACACAAAATCAGCTGTGATGGCAGGAAAGGTGAACGAGTCTTACATTGATCAAGCTCTGATGAACAACTTCAGAACGTTGATGAGGCTTGGCTGGTTTGATGGGAATCCCGCCAAACAGCAATTTGGCAACCTGGGACCAAGTGATGTTTGTACAGACGAGCATCGAGAATTGGCTACGGAGGCTGCCAGGCAAGGAATAGTGCTGCTCAAGAATGACAAGGGCACTTTACCTTTTGCTGCAGATAAAATCTCTTCTTTAGCTGTCGTTGGGCCCAATGCAGATGCCACTGAAACCATGATTGGCAACTATGCAG GAGTTCCTTGTAGATATACATCGCCCCTTGAAGGGCTTACAGAATATGTTCCACCCCTTTATGCCCCAGGCTGTGCAAATGTGTTATGTGCTAAAAGTGATTTAGTGGATGAAGCAGTTCAACAAGCAAGGCGAGCAGATGCAACAGTTTTAGTAATAGGCGGGAACCTGTCATTAGAAGCCGAGGGACTTGACAGACAAAGTTTGTTATTGCCTGGATACCAAGAGGAGCTAGTGTCCCAAGTTGCCAAAGCATCAAAGGGACCTGTAGTGCTCGTCATCATGTCAGGGGGACCTTTTGATATAACCTTTGCAAAGCACGATGAAAATATTAAGGGCATTCTCTGGGTAGGCTATCCAGGAGAGGCTGGAGGCACAGCTATCGCTGATATACTTTTTGGGAAGCACAATCCAA GTGGGAAACTGCCAGTGACATGGTATCCTCAAGAATTTGTTGACAAGGTCCCCATGACTAACATGAACATGAGGCCAGATCCGTCCACTGGATATCCTGGAAGAACTCATAGATTCTACACTGGTGAAACTGTTTATGATTTTGGTGAAGGTCTGAGTTACATACAATTCAACACCACACTGGATAAGGGACCTAAGCTGGTGATTGTTCCAATCATGAATGATACCAAGCATCCATGTACTGCTTCTTCGTGTGATACCATCCCAGTAAGACACACTACCTGTGATGATTTGTCAATGGATATTCACGTTGATGTACAAAACACTGGTTCTAAAGATGGAAGCCACGTAGTATTCCTATTTTCTACACCCCCATCCAAGCATCAAAGTGATGGTGCTCCAAAGAGGCAGTTGGTAGGATTCAAAAAGGTCCATGTTAATGCAGGAGGCAAGGAAAGAGTGTTGTTTAACGTTGATGTATGCAAGTACCTTAGTATTGTAGATAAAACTGGCAATAGCCATATACCCCTTGGTTCACATTTACTTCATATAGGGGATCTGCAACACTTTGTATCGTTGCAAGTAGGAACTTAA